Proteins co-encoded in one Brassica oleracea var. oleracea cultivar TO1000 chromosome C4, BOL, whole genome shotgun sequence genomic window:
- the LOC106341985 gene encoding LOW QUALITY PROTEIN: FBD-associated F-box protein At3g49020-like (The sequence of the model RefSeq protein was modified relative to this genomic sequence to represent the inferred CDS: inserted 2 bases in 1 codon; deleted 2 bases in 2 codons) — MNEDRISELPEALLLHILSYVPTKDVIATSVLSKRWRSLWKMVPKLEFEFDMEHVSSEAVYRSLILHKAPVLESLHLDIEDTKGRSDIGFLIGIAFSRHVRELVLHLFREDQETVKFPSVLCSYNNTLEVLKXFPSRVCFNAPRKLHLYYVEFKDEESVCNLFSGCPRLQDLVVKRYSNANVETYSIAVPSLQRLTIEEDCSTDVNDGGYVINAPSLKYLSIECLGFIDFCLIENAPELVEANIKNVSHIANENIIASLTSPKCLSFHLPLEIKCPTGSIFYQLVSLELHINEINGWNLLSFMLDSSPKLQILKLFGSYRYRERSPVSWEWTQPKCVPKCLLLHLETLVWTRYGWQREDEKQVATYILKNAKQLKKATFYPTCVGAEQLEKLEKRREMLNELASVARGSTSCHLLFESK; from the exons ATGAATGAGGATAGGATCAGTGAGTTGCCTGAAGCTTTGCTCCTGCATATATTGTCTTATGTTCCAACAAAAGATGTCATAGCAACGAGTGTTTTGTCCAAACGGTGGAGATCTCTTTGGAAGATGGTGCCAAAGCTCGAGTTTGAATTTGATATGGAACATGTCTCTTCAGAGGCTGTTTACAGGTCGCTGATT TTGCATAAAGCTCCAGTTCTGGAAAGTTTGCATTTGGACATCGAAGATACAAAAGGTCGTTCGGATATTGGTTTCTTGATTGGAATTGCATTTTCACGCCATGTGCGTGAATTGGTGTTGCATCTCTTCCGTGAGGATCAAGAGACAGTAAAGTTTCCAAGTGTATTGTGTAGCTACAACAATACACTCGAGGTATTAAA CTTCCCTTCTCGGGTTTGTTTCAATGCCCCTAGAAAGCTGCATCTTTACTACGTGGAATTCAAAGATGAAGAATCTGTTTGCAACCTTTTTTCTGGCTGCCCTAGGCTTCAAGATTTGGTTGTGAAACGATATAGCAATGCAAATGTGGAGACTTACTCTATTGCAGTGCCATCACTGCAGAGGCTAACCATAGAAGAGGATTGTAGCACAGATGTAAATGATGGAGGCTATGTGATTAATGCACCATCTTTGAAGTACTTGAGCATCGAATGCCTCGGTTTTATTGACTTCTGTCTAATTGAGAATGCGCCAGAGCTGGTGGAAGCAAATATCAAAAATGTTTCTCATATAGCCAATGAGAACATCATTGCATCTCTAACTTCACCCAAATGTCTTTCCTTTCACTTACCCTTAGAG ATTAAGTGTCCTACTGGTAGCATCTTCTATCAGCTGGTCTCTTTGGAGCTGCATATAAATGAAATAAATGGGTGGAATCTACTTTCCTTCATGCTCGATAGCTCTCCTAAATTGCAAATCCTCAAGCTCTTTGGT TCATATCGTTATCGTGAACGTTCTCCAGTGAGCTGGGAATGGACTCAGCCGAAATGTGTACCAAAATGTCTGTTGCTTCATCTGGAGACATTGGTGTGGACAAGATACGGATGGCAACGAGAAGATGAGAAACAAGTGGCCACTTACATCCTCAAGAATGCTAAACAGTTGAAGAAAGCAACTTTCTACCCAACATGCGTCGGGGCCGAA CAGCTGGAAAAGTTGGAAAAGAGGCGAGAGATGCTCAACGAGTTGGCTAGTGTGGCCAGAGGGTCGACCTCATGTCACCTTTTGTTCGAATCCAAATGA
- the LOC106341987 gene encoding FBD-associated F-box protein At3g49020-like, with protein MGKKRKIGGESLINRDAMNKDMISELPEALLLHILSYVPTEDVIATSVLSKRWRSLWKMVPKLEFESNIEQVSSEDVYRLLLLHKAPFLESLHLNIENTKGRLDSGILIGIAFSRHVRKLELDLYHDDQETVRFPSVLCSYNNTLEVLNLMHHVLLDFPSRVCFNALRELHLFHVEFKDEASVCNLLYGCPRLQDLVVTRYSSIDVETYTIAVPSLQRLTIEEDSSQDMYGGGYVINAPSLKYLNIKGLYCIDFFLFENAPELVEAKINDVSEIDNENILASLTSAKRLSFQFTVEVKYPTGGIFYQLVFLKLRIDDINGWNLLSFMLDSSPKLQSLKLYGSCWEDCPVGWEWTQPKCVPECLLLHLETLVWRRYGWQR; from the exons ATGGGAAAAAAACG CAAAATCGGTGGTGAAAGTTTAATAAATCGAGATGCTATGAACAAGGACATGATCAGTGAGTTACCTGAAGCTTTGCTCCTGCATATATTGTCTTATGTTCCAACAGAAGATGTCATAGCAACGAGTGTTTTGTCCAAACGGTGGAGATCTCTTTGGAAGATGGTGCCAAAGCTCGAGTTTGAATCAAATATTGAACAGGTGTCTTCAGAGGATGTTTACAGGTTGCTGCTTTTGCATAAAGCTCCGTTTCTGGAAAGTTTGCATTTGAACATTGAAAATACAAAAGGTCGTTTGGATAGTGGGATATTGATTGGAATTGCATTTTCACGCCATGTGCGCAAATTGGAGTTGGATCTTTACCATGATGATCAAGAGACAGTCAGGTTTCCGAGTGTATTGTGTAGCTATAACAATACACTCGAGGTACTAAATCTCATGCATCACGTTCTTTTGGACTTCCCTTCTCGGGTTTGTTTCAATGCCCTTAGAGAGCTGCATCTTTTCCATGTGGAATTCAAAGACGAAGCGTCTGTTTGCAACCTTTTATATGGCTGCCCTAGGCTTCAAGATTTGGTTGTTACACGATATAGCAGTATTGATGTGGAGACTTACACTATTGCGGTGCCATCACTACAGAGGCTAACCATAGAAGAGGATAGTAGCCAAGATATGTATGGTGGCGGCTATGTGATAAATGCACCATCTTTGAAATACTTGAACATCAAAGGCCTCTATTGTATTGACTTCTTTCTATTTGAGAATGCGCCAGAGCTTGTGGAAGCAAAGATCAATGATGTTTCTGAGATAGACAATGAGAACATTCTTGCATCTCTCACTTCAGCCAAGCGTCTCTCCTTTCAATTTACCGTAGAG GTTAAGTATCCTACTGGTGGCATCTTCTATCAGCTGGTATTTTTGAAGCTACGTATAGATGACATAAATGGGTGGAATCTACTTTCGTTCATGCTCGATAGCTCTCCTAAATTGCAATCCCTCAAACTCTACGGC TCATGTTGGGAAGACTGTCCGGTGGGCTGGGAATGGACTCAGCCGAAATGTGTACCAGAATGTCTGTTGCTTCATCTGGAGACATTGGTGTGGAGAAGATACGGATGGCAACGATAA
- the LOC106342591 gene encoding serrate RNA effector molecule-like has product MADVTLPPPDSVDIRPPENTTTSLPPPQQDHEPQEQQQPPQRDSRERRDDRDLERPPNRCDRSPLPPPPRRDYKRRPSGSPPPPYRDRRHSPPMRRSPPPPKRYRRDDNGYDGRRGGGYGPPDRRFGYENDREMGGRHGYGDERPPGRFMGRYQDWEGGRGGYGDASNRGSTQRDGLMSYKQFIQELEDDILPSEAERRYQEYKSEYITTQKRVYFNTHKEEEWLKDKYHPTNLLTVIEKRNEHARKVAKDFLLELQSGNLDLGPAVTALNKTSEPKSEDEAGGGGGGKRGKESDFSAAPKAPSFTSDPKRILTDIEQAQALVRKLDSEKGIVDNVLSSSETETSGKDKSHSGSTGPVIIIRGLTSVKGLEGVELLDTLITYLWRVHGVDYYGKVETSEAKGLRHVRAEGKGPDAKGDEGEDKFDSHWQQRLKGQDPLEVMAAKEKLDAAAIEALDPHVRKIRDEKYGWKYGCGAKGCTKLFHAAEFVHKHLKLKHAELIVDMTVKVREELYFQNYMNDPNAPGGQPATQQPGPRDRPMMRRKPSMESRLRDDRGGRRERDRIDRSEDQQRGDGNGPNGPNPEEGGYDAFGGQGGVHVPSYSADMNAPPVLMPVPGAGPLGPFVPAPPEFAMQMFRDPSGPNPPLEGGGRGGPAPFLLSPAFRQDPRRLRSYQDLDAPEEEVTVIDYRSL; this is encoded by the exons ATGGCCGATGTGACGCTCCCTCCGCCTGATTCCGTCGACATCCGTCCCCCGGAGAATACCACCACCTCTCTTCCTCCGCCACAGCAGGACCATGAGCCGCAAGAGCAGCAGCAGCCTCCTCAGAGAGATTCCCGCGAGAGACGCGACGACAGAGACCTAGAACGTCCGCCTAATCGCTGTGACCGTTCTCCCCTCCCGCCGCCGCCCCGCAGGGACTACAAGAGGCGGCCTAGCGGGAGCCCTCCGCCGCCGTACAGAGACAGGCGGCACTCTCCTCCCATGCGCCGCTCGCCTCCTCCTCCCAAGCGCTACCGGAGGGACGATAACGGATACGATGGTCGGCGTGGTGGTGGCTATGGACCTCCCGATAGAAG ATTTGGATATGAGAATGACCGTGAAATGGGTGGAAGGCATGGTTACGGTGATGAAAGACCTCCTGGCCGCTTCATGGGGCGCTATCAAGACTGGGAGGGAGGTCGTGGAGGTTATGGTGATGCATCTAACAGAGGAAGTACTCAAAG GGACGGATTGATGTCATACAAGCAGTTTATCCAGGAGCTGGAAGATGATATATTGCCATCAGAAGCTGAACGCAG ATATCAAGAATACAAGTCAGAGTATATCACAACACAGAAACGTGTCTATTTTAACACTCACAAAGAGGAAGAATG GTTAAAAGACAAGTATCATCCAACCAACTTGCTAACTGTCATAGAAAA GAGGAATGAACATGCACGGAAGGTGGCGAAGGACTTCTTACTTGAGTTACAGAGCGGGAATCTTGATTT AGGTCCTGCAGTGACAGCACTGAATAAAACAAGTGAGCCAAAGTCTGAGGATGAAGCAGGTGGTGGTGGTGGTGGTAAAAGAGGTAAAGAGAGTGACTTTTCAGCGGCACCAAAAGCACCCAGCTTCACTTCTGACCCAAAGAGAATCCTAACTGACATTGAGCAAGCACAAGCCCTTGTTCGTAAGCTGGACTCTGAGAAAGGAATCGTGGATAATGTTTTATCAAGTTCAGAAACTGAAACGTCGGGAAAAGATAAGTCGCACAGTGGCTCGACTGGTCCAGTTATAATCATAAGAGGTTTGACATCTGTGAAAGGCCTCGAGGGTGTTGAATTGCTTGACACGCTTATCACGTATCTCTGGCGTGTTCATGGTGTGGACTATTACGGAAAGGTTGAAACAAGCGAAGCTAAGGGTCTGCGGCATGTGAGAGCGGAAGGAAAAGGCCCTGATGCGAAAGGAGATGAGGGTGAAGATAAATTTGATTCTCATTGGCAACAGAGGTTGAAAGGTCAAGATCCACTGGAAGTGATGGCTGCCAAAGAGAAGCTAGATGCTGCTGCTATTGAAGCTTTAGATCCACATGTCCGAAAGATTAGGGATGAGAAGTATGGTTGGAAATATGGTTGTGGAGCTAAAGGCTGCACGAAACTGTTTCATGCTGCTGAATTTGTGCACAAGCATCTCAAGCTGAAGCACGCTGAGCTTATAGTGGATATGACTGTCAAAGTGCGGGAAGAACTGTATTTTCAGAACTATATGAA TGATCCTAATGCTCCAGGAGGACAACCAGCCACGCAGCAACCTGGCCCG AGAGATAGACCTATGATGAGACGTAAACCAAGCATGGAGAGCAGATTGAGGGATGATCGAGGTGGACGCAGAGAGCGTGACAGAATTGATCGGTCAGAGGATCAGCAGAGAGGTGATGGTAACGGTCCTAATGGTCCTAATCCCGAGGAAGGTGGTTACGATGCATTTGGTGGACAAGGCGGTGTTCATGTTCCTTCCTACTCTGCTGATATGAACGCACCGCCAGTGCTCATGCCTGTTCCCGGTGCCGG GCCACTAGGACCATTTGTACCAGCACCACCTGAGTTTGCAATGCAGATGTTCAGGGACCCAAGCGGACCAAACCCTCCTTTAGAAGGTGGTGGCAGAGGTGGACCAGCCCCTTTTCTTTTGTCTCCGGCCTTTAGACAGGATCCTAGACGGCTACGCAG CTACCAAGACCTAGATGCTCCAGAGGAAGAGGTAACCGTTATTGATTATAGGAGCTTGTAG
- the LOC106340757 gene encoding inactive protein RESTRICTED TEV MOVEMENT 2-like translates to MERKADHATANRIYDEFDPVFNWKSEQGFEILTINLPGFRKEQLKVQVTSTRKVSVMGERHAGANRWIRLRKEFPIPENINVDSIAAIFLGTSLVVKLPRLEPTGKQTSPIGTTAARPPLVHKETEKVQPTKPTREKEAELEKHAEKAQLPTPSREEDKKRAEKQEALKAEENGNVCDGVKQDYRSKMNAYKENIGGYMAGMMKNNQRELTVGVVAPAAAVLLLSIGFYAGHMFTS, encoded by the exons ATGGAGAGAAAAGCTGATCATGCTACTGCCAACCGCATCTACGATGAGTTCGATCCAGTCTTTAACTGGAAAAGTGAACAGGGATTCGAAATTCTCACAATTAACCTTCCAG GGTTTAGGAAAGAGCAACTTAAAGTGCAAGTAACCTCAACGAGGAAGGTAAGCGTGATGGGGGAACGTCATGCAGGAGCCAACAGATGGATCCGTCTCCGCAAGGAGTTCCCTATTCCGGAAAACATCAATGTTGACTCCATCGCTGCCATATTTTTAGGCACAAGTCTTGTTGTGAAGCTCCCTAGACTAGAGCCAACGGGGAAACAAACTTCTCCCATTGGTACAACCGCAGCAAGACCTCCCCTGGTTCATAAGGAAACCGAGAAGGTTCAACCAACAAAGCCAACAAGAGAGAAAGAAGCGGAACTAGAGAAACATGCTGAGAAAGCTCAATTGCCAACGCCATCTAGAGAGGAAGACAAGAAACGGGCTGAGAAACAAGAAGCTCTTAAAGCTGAAGAGAACGGAAACGTTTGTGATGGAGTTAAGCAAGATTATAGAAGTAAAATGAATGCGTACAAGGAGAATATTGGAGGATATATGGCGGGAATGATGAAGAATAATCAGAGAGAACTCACAGTTGGTGTGGTTGCTCCAGCGGCTGCAGTTCTGTTGCTGTCGATTGGATTCTATGCTGGTCATATGTTTACTTCTTAA
- the LOC106341984 gene encoding abscisic-aldehyde oxidase, which translates to MEGKDLEFAVNGERFKVNSVDPSTTLLDFLRLNTPFKSVKLGCGEGGCGACLVMLSKYDPESDQVKEHSINSCLTLLCSVNGCSITTSEGLGNTKKGFHPIHSRFAGFHASQCGFCTPGMCISLYSALSNSSGGGLTVSEAEKSIAGNLCRCTGYRPIVDACKSFAADVDIEDLGLNSFWKKGDSKEAMLKSLPPYNPKEHLVTTFPEFLKNVHNGLGYRWTTPCSVTELRTIMESANAGDSLKLVVGNTGTGYYKDDEGRFDRYVDISRVPEMLTIKRDENGIEIGASVTISNVIDALKESNFKKMAAHMEKIGNRSIRNSASIGGNLVMAQSRKFPSDIATLLLAADASVHVLNGGKIEKAKLHEFLDSPPMVDSRRVLLKVEIPAWTDDAELLFETYRAAPRSIGNALPYVSAAFFARVSHQMVDECLLAFGSYGGDRSIRATEVERFLTGKSLSYRVLHEAMGLLRGIIAPGKDTSHPEYRKALAVGFLFEFFYPLIDNNGRSNGHVDPTESLLPFLSSSQQVVESDEFHFQPVGEAVVKVGAALQASGEAVFVDDIPTLPDCLHGAFIYSTEPLAKIKSISFSGNLTPTGVFAVLTFKDVPIQGQNIGSKTVFGPGPLFADELTRCAGQRIALVVADTQKHADRAAKLAVVEYDTNNLEEPILTVEDAVKRSSFFDVHPMFYPEPVGDVLEGMQEADRKILLAEFRLGSQYFFYMEPQTALALPDEDNCVKVFSSSQAPEYVHSVIATCLGIPEHNVRVITRRVGGGFGGKAIKSMPVATACALAAHKLHRPVKIYLNRKTDMIMAGGRHPMKVTYNVGFGSDGKVTALELTMLIDAGTEPDVSPILPRNIMGPLRKYDWGALSFDVKVCKTNLPSRTAMRAPGEVQGSYIAEAIIENVASSLQMEADEVRKINLHSYDSLRKFYKHISGEAEDYTLPLLWDKLEISSEFEKRGEMVKEFNMRNVWRKRGISRVPIVHQVMQRPTPGRVSILGDGSVVVEVGGIEIGQGLWTKVKQMVAYGLGLTKCTGSDELIERIRVVQADTLGLIQGGFTAGSTTSENSCEAVRLCCVTLVERLKPTMDQMMEKSGSVTWYMLIQQAYAQSVNLSASALFTPEFSSMEYLNYGVGVSEVEVDIITGKTEILRSDIIYDCGKSLNPAVDLGQVEGAFVQGIGFFMMEEYTTDEKGLVVQQGTWDYKIPTVDTIPKQFYVEIVNTGHHKNRVLSSKASGEPPLLLAASVHCATRSAISEARKQSLSWNCNDGNRDVSGTDFELPVPATMPVVKGLCGLYSVEKYLEGKICGK; encoded by the exons ATGGAAGGAAAAGATTTGGAGTTTGCAGTAAACGGAGAGAGATTCAAAGTAAACTCTGTTGACCCTTCTACGACTTTACTCGACTTCTTGCGACTCAACACTCCTTTCAAGAGTGTCAAGCTCGGCTGCGGCGAAG GAGGATGTGGTGCTTGTTTAGTAATGCTATCAAAATACGATCCAGAGTCAGATCAAGTGAAGGAACATAGCATAAACTCTTGCCTCACACTTCTCTGTAGCGTAAACGGATGCTCCATCACAACCTCAGAAGGTCTCGGAAACACTAAAAAAGGTTTCCACCCAATCCACAGCCGTTTCGCCGGGTTCCACGCCTCTCAGTGCGGTTTCTGCACGCCTGGGATGTGCATTTCTCTCTACTCAGCTCTCTCAAACAGCTCAGGAGGAGGCCTCACGGTTTCCGAAGCTGAGAAGTCAATCGCTGGAAACCTCTGCCGATGCACTGGCTACCGTCCCATCGTCGACGCTTGCAAGAGCTTCGCTGCTGATGTTGACATCGAGGACTTGGGGTTGAACTCGTTTTGGAAGAAGGGAGATAGTAAAGAGGCTATGCTGAAGAGCTTGCCTCCTTACAACCCAAAGGAACATCTCGTGACAACGTTCCCTGAGTTCTTGAAGAATGTTCATAATGGTTTGGGGTATCGTTGGACTACTCCTTGTAGCGTAACCGAGCTTCGTACCATAATGGAATCTGCTAATGCTGGAGACTCGTTGAAGTTAGTTGTTGGCAACACAGGGACGGGTTATTACAAAGACGACGAGGGAAGGTTTGATAGATATGTTGATATCAGCCGTGTTCCGGAGATGTTGACGATCAAGAGAGATGAGAATGGTATTGAGATTGGAGCATCCGTCACTATATCGAATGTGATCGATGCGTTGAAGGAATCTAATTTCAAGAAAATGGCGGCTCACATGGAGAAAATTGGCAACCGTTCTATCAGAAACTCGGCGAGTATCGGCGGTAATCTAGTGATGGCGCAGAGCAGGAAGTTTCCTTCTGATATCGCCACGCTTCTGCTCGCTGCAGACGCGTCGGTGCATGTGCTTAACGGCGGGAAGATCGAGAAGGCTAAGCTACATGAGTTTCTTGACTCTCCTCCGATGGTAGACTCCAGACGAGTTCTTTTAAAAGTTGAGATTCCAGCGTGGACTGATGACGCTGAACTGCTCTTTGAAACTTACCGAGCCGCGCCTCGCTCTATTGGGAACGCATTGCCGTATGTGAGTGCTGCTTTCTTTGCAAGAGTGTCTCACCAAATGGTGGATGAATGCTTGTTGGCATTTGGTTCTTACGGCGGTGATCGTTCGATCAGGGCGACGGAAGTAGAGCGTTTCCTGACGGGTAAATCTCTGAGTTACCGTGTTTTACATGAAGCTATGGGTTTGCTTAGAGGAATCATAGCTCCTGGGAAAGACACCTCACACCCTGAGTATAGGAAAGCCTTGGCTGTTGGGTTTCTTTTTGAGTTTTTCTATCCACTGATTGATAATAATGGCCGTAGCAACGGCCATGTAGATCCCACAGAGTCTCTTCTTCCCTTTCTCTCATCTTCACAACAAGTGGTAGAGAGTGATGAGTTTCACTTTCAGCCTGTAGGTGAAGCTGTTGTCAAAGTTGGAGCTGCATTACAGGCTTCTG GTGAAGCTGTTTTTGTTGATGATATTCCCACTTTACCGGACTGTTTACATGGAGCATTTATATACAGCACAGAGCCTTTGGCTAAGATTAAAAGCATAAGCTTCAGTGGGAACTTGACTCCCACTGGAGTTTTTGCAGTCCTTACTTTCAAGGACGTACCAATACAGGGACAGAACATTGGTTCCAAGACTGTTTTTGGTCCCGGACCTTTATTTGCAGATGAACTAACTCGATGTGCTGGTCAAAGAATTGCTCTTGTG GTTGCAGACACACAGAAACATGCAGACAGGGCAGCAAAACTTGCAGTTGTTGAGTATGATACAAACAACTTAGAAGAACCGATCTTAACGGTCGAAGATGCGGTTAAGAGATCTAGCTTCTTTGATGTTCATCCAATGTTTTACCCTGAACCAGTAGGTGATGTTTTAGAAGGAATGCAAGAAGCTGATAGAAAGATACTCTTGGCTGAG TTCAGGCTCGGTTCACAGTACTTCTTCTATATGGAGCCACAAACAGCACTTGCCTTGCCGGATGAAGACAACTGTGTGAAGGTGTTCAGTTCATCTCAAGCACCAGAGTACGTGCATTCGGTCATAGCTACATGTCTTGGTATTCCAGAGCATAACGTGCGAGTCATCACCAGAAGAGTTGGAGGTGGCTTTGGCGGCAAAGCTATTAAATCAATGCCT GTCGCAACAGCATGCGCACTAGCTGCTCACAAGTTGCACCGTCCTGTCAAGATATATCTAAACCGAAAGACGGATATGATAATGGCTGGAGGAAGGCATCCGATGAAAGTGACATACAACGTCGGTTTCGGATCAGACGGGAAGGTCACAGCACTAGAGCTTACAATGCTAATAGACGCAGGGACGGAGCCGGACGTGAGCCCGATCTTGCCTCGGAATATAATGGGCCCGCTGAGAAAGTACGACTGGGGAGCCTTGTCGTTCGACGTAAAAGTCTGCAAGACGAATCTTCCGAGTAGAACAGCTATGAGAGCTCCAGGGGAAGTGCAAGGCTCGTACATCGCGGAGGCCATCATCGAGAACGTAGCCTCTTCTCTTCAGATGGAAGCTGATGAAGTGAGAAAGATAAACCTTCATAGTTACGATAGCCTTAGAAAGTTTTACAAGCATATTTCCGGTGAGGCGGAGGATTACACACTGCCTTTGTTATGGGACAAGCTGGAGATATCTTCAGAGTTCGAGAAGAGAGGTGAGATGGTTAAGGAGTTTAATATGCGTAACGTGTGGCGAAAGAGAGGGATCTCTCGTGTACCTATTGTCCACCAAGTTATGCAGAGGCCTACTCCTGGTAGAGTAAGCATCTTGGGCGATGGTTCTGTTGTGGTTGAGGTCGGTGGAATCGAGATAGGTCAAGGGTTGTGGACCAAAGTGAAACAGATGGTTGCGTATGGTCTCGGTTTGACGAAATGCACCGGAAGCGATGAGCTGATTGAGAGAATACGTGTTGTTCAGGCCGACACGCTCGGTTTGATCCAAGGAGGTTTCACTGCCGGTAGCACCACGTCCGAGAACAGTTGTGAAGCCGTTAGGCTTTGCTGTGTTACCTTGGTGGAGAGGCTTAAACCTACAATGGATCAAATGATGGAGAAGTCAGGTTCCGTCACATGGTATATGCTTATTCAACAA GCGTATGCTCAGTCTGTGAATTTATCGGCGAGTGCATTGTTTACGCCAGAGTTTTCTTCCATGGAATACCTCAACTATGGAGTTGGAGTCAGCGAG GTGGAGGTAGACATTATTACTGGGAAGACAGAGATTTTAAGATCAGATATCATTTACGACTGCGGAAAAAGTCTTAATCCTGCTGTTGATTTAGGACAG GTGGAAGGAGCTTTTGTACAAGGAATCGGATTTTTCATGATGGAAGAGTACACTACAGATGAGAAGGGGCTTGTGGTGCAACAAGGCACTTGGGACTACAAAATTCCCACGGTCGATACCATCCCTAAGCAGTTCTACGTCGAGATTGTCAACACTGGACATCACAAAAACCGCGTTCTCTCCTCTAAAG CATCGGGTGAGCCGCCTCTGCTTCTAGCGGCTTCGGTTCATTGTGCAACGAGATCAGCCATTAGCGAAGCTCGGAAACAGTCCCTTTCATGGAACTGTAATGATGGGAATAGAGATGTGTCTGGTACGGATTTTGAGTTACCGGTTCCAGCTACTATGCCCGTGGTAAAGGGTCTTTGCGGATTGTATAGCGTAGAGAAGTACTTAGAAGGGAAGATCTGTGGGAAATAA
- the LOC106336919 gene encoding uncharacterized protein LOC106336919, giving the protein MAERVHPADSPPQSGQFSGNFSSGEFPRKPAPPPATYVIQVPKDQIYRVPPPENAHRLQLLSRKKPNRSRCRCCFCYFLAAIVILVVLAGISFAVLYVVFRPEAPKYSVEGFSVSGINLTSPSPISPRFNVTVRSRNGNGKLGIYYEKGSSVDVFYGDVALCNGALPVFYQPANNVTLVKTALTGSRIQLTSGARKEMRNELSKKTMPFKLKIKAPVKIKVGSVKTWTVTVKVNCDVTVDKLTAPSRIVSRKCSHDVDLW; this is encoded by the coding sequence ATGGCTGAACGAGTCCATCCCGCTGATTCACCACCGCAGAGCGGCCAATTCTCCGGCAATTTCAGCTCCGGCGAGTTCCCAAGAAAACCAGCTCCACCACCCGCGACTTACGTGATCCAAGTCCCCAAGGATCAGATCTACCGCGTCCCCCCGCCGGAGAACGCGCACCGTTTGCAACTCCTCTCCCGGAAAAAACCCAATCGCAGTCGCTGCAGGTGCTGTTTCTGCTACTTCCTCGCCGCAATTGTCATCCTCGTCGTCCTCGCCGGAATCTCCTTCGCCGTTCTCTACGTCGTCTTCCGTCCCGAAGCTCCGAAATACTCCGTCGAGGGATTCTCAGTCTCAGGCATCAATCTGACGTCTCCGTCTCCAATTTCTCCCAGATTCAACGTCACCGTCAGGTCGCGTAACGGTAACGGAAAGCTCGGGATCTACTACGAGAAAGGGAGCAGTGTGGACGTTTTCTACGGAGACGTCGCTCTCTGTAACGGCGCTTTGCCTGTGTTTTACCAGCCGGCGAATAATGTAACGTTGGTTAAGACGGCGTTAACTGGGTCGAGGATTCAGTTAACTAGTGGCGCGCGGAAGGAGATGCGTAATGAGCTGAGTAAGAAAACGATGCCGTTTAAGCTGAAGATTAAAGCGCCTGTGAAGATTAAGGTTGGTTCGGTTAAGACGTGGACGGTCACCGTTAAAGTTAACTGCGATGTTACGGTGGATAAATTGACGGCACCGTCCAGGATTGTGTCCAGAAAGTGCAGCCATGACGTGGACCTTTGGTGA